TCTCGTACATCGGCTTCGACGCGATCACCACGGCCGGCGAGGAGGCCAAGAACCCGCGCCGGGACATCCCCATCGCGATCCTGGTCTGCATCGGCCTGGTCACCCTGCTCTACTGCGCGGTCGCCGTCGCCGCGATCGGCGCGGTCGGCGGTGACACGGTCGGTGACCGGCCCGCCGCGCTGTCCTACGTCGTCAACGAGGTCACCGGCTCCGCGATCGGCGGCGGGGTCGTCGCCTTCGGCGCGGTGGTCGCCATCGCCTCGGTGGTGCTCGCCGTGATGTACGGCCAGACCCGCATCCTGATGTCCATGTCCCGCGACGGCCTGATCCCCCGCGTCTTCGAGAAGGTCTCCCCGCGCACCGCGACGCCCGTCGCCGGCACCCTGATCGTCGGCGTGGTCTTCGCCCTCCCGGCGGCCTTCGCCCCGCTGGACGCGGTGGTCAACCTGTGCACCATCGGCACCCTGGCGACCATGGCCGCCGTCAACATCGCGGTGATCGCGCTGCGCCGCCGGGAGCCGGGCCTCGCCCGCACCTTCCGCGTGCCGCTGTACCCGGTGACGCCGCTGCTCGGGGTCGGCTTCTGCCTGTACCTGATGTACGAGACGGGCGGGGCGACCTGGCTCCAGTTCGCGGTGTTCCTCGCCGTGGGCCTGCTGGTGTACACGGCCTACGGGCGGCGGCACTCCCGGCTCGCGGGGGCCGGCGCGCAGGTCACTCCGGGGAGCGACGCGGAGCGGGTACGGCAGGAAGCCTGAACCAGACCGCCTTGCCGGACCCGGTGGGGCGGTGACCGCAGGACGAGCTCAGGGCGCGGATCAGCAGCAGGCCGCGCCCGTGCTCCTGCCAGGGGTCGGGCGGCTCCTTGTCCGGGCGGGTGAGGTCGCCGGGCGGCGACGGGTCCGGATCGTGCACCTCGACCTGGCAGCCGCTCGGCAGCAGCTCCACGACCAGCTCTATCGGCGACCCGCCGGAGGTGTGCTCCACGGCGTTCGCGACCAGTTCCGCCGTGAGCAGCTCCGCGGTGTCGCCGTCGGCCGGGTGCTCCAGCTCGGCCAGCGCCGTCCGCACCAGGGCGCGGGCGACCGGCACGGCCGCAGCGGAGTGCGGCAGCGCGATGCGCCAGGAGGCGGGGGCTGGGATGCGATCGTGCACGGCGAGTCCGTTCTGGAGCAGGCGGTCCTGTCCTGCTTTCAACCTTATGAATGGTACGGGTCCGGTCGGCAGAGCCCTTCGACGGGCACCGTGCGGGACCTTCGGCCCCGCCGAGGGGCGGCCTACCCGGTCGAACTCCGTCCTTCACGCGGATGATCCCGCCGTTACCGCCTCATCGACGGTCTGTGACACATCGGCTATCGCGCCCTCGTGACGACGGTCACGGACGGGTGATAACTTCGAGGGGCAGTGCTCGGTGATGCCGTGCCCGCCCCAGGAGGCCGCCCGTCATGAGTCCCTTCACCGGCTCCACCGCTCCCACCCCCACGTGGCGGCATCTGCGCGTCGACCTCACCGACGGCGTCGCCACCGTCACCCTCGCCCGCCCCGACAAGCTCAACGCCCTCACCTTCGGCGCCTACGCCGACCTGCGCGACCTGCTCGCCGAGCTGTCCCGGGAGCGGTCCGTGCGGGCCCTGGTGCTGGCCGGCGAGGGGCGCGGCTTCTGCTCCGGCGGCGACGTCGACGAGATCATCGGCGCGACCCTCTCCATGGACACCGCCCAGTTGCTGGACTTCAACCGGATGACCGGCCAGGTGGTGCGGGCCGTGCGGGAATGCCCGTTCCCGGTGATCGCCGCGGTCCACGGGGTCGCCGCCGGGGCCGGCGCGGTCCTGGCCCTGGCCGCGGACTTCCGCGTCGCCGACCCGTCCGCCCGCTTCGCCTTCCTCTTCACCCGGGTCGGCCTCTCCGGCGGCGACATGGGCGCCGCCTACCTGCTGCCTCGCGTGGTCGGCCTGGGCCACGCCACCCGGCTGCTGATGCTCGGCGAACCGGTGCGGGCGCCCGAGGCCGAGCGGATCGGCCTGATCAGCGAGCTGACCGACGAGGGCCGCGTCGACGAGGCCGCCCGGTCGCTGGCCCGGCGCCTCGCCGACGGCCCGGCCCTGGCGTACGCCCAGACCAAGGCCCTCCTCACCGCCGAACTGGACATGCCGCTGGCGGCGGCGGTGGAGCTGGACGCCTCGACGCAGGCCCTCCTGATGAAGGGCGAGGACTACGCCGAGTTCCACGCCTCGTTCACGGAGAAGCGGCCTCCGAAGTGGAACGGACGGTAGCGATGCGCACCTCAGGGGCGCGGGGAACCGCGCGACCGGCCACGACGCACCCGCACCCGCACCCGCACTCGCACCCGCACCCGCACTCGCAGGACGAGGGCAACCACGCCCTGCACGTCGCGATCATCGGCGGCGGCCCCGGTGGCCTCTACACCGCCGCCCTCCTCAAACGCCTCGATCCCCGCCGCCGCATCACCGTCTGGGAGCGCAACCCTGCCGACGTCACCTTCGGCTTCGGGGTCGTCCTCTCCGACGAGACCCTGGGCGGCATCGAACACGCCGACCCGGTCGTCTTCGAGGCCCTGGAGCGCCACTTCGTCCGCTGGGACGACATCGACATCGTCCACCGGGGCACCCGCCACACCTCCGGCGGGCACCGCTTCGCCGCCCTCGGCCGCCGCCGTCTCCTGGAGATCCTGCACGACCGCTGCCGCGCCCTCGGCGTCGAGCTGCGCTTCGGCACCGAGGCCCCGCCCCCGGACCGGCTGGCGGGGACGCACGACCTGGTCGTCGCCGCCGACGGCGTGCACAGCGCCACCCGCGAGTCCTACGCCGAGGCCTTCGGGCCGCGTCTCACCGGTCACCGCTGCCGCTACATCTGGCTGGCCGCCGACTTCGCCCTCGACGCCTTCCGCTTCGAGATCGCCGAGACCGAACACGGCGTGATGCAGCTGCACGGCTACCCGTACGCGGCGGACGCCTCCACGGTCATCGTGGAGATGCGCGAGGAGGTCTGGCGGGCGGCCGGCTTCGACGCCCCGGACGAACGGGACTCGGTCGCCCGCTGCGCCAAGATCTTCACCGACACCCTGGGCGGCCGGCCGCTGAAGTCCAACAAGTCGGCCTGGACCACCTTCCGCACCGTCGTCAACGACCGCTGGTCGCACGGGAACGTCGTCCTCCTCGGCGATGCCGCCCACACCGCGCACTTCTCCATCGGCTCGGGCACCAAACTGGCCGTGGAGGACGCCCTCGCGCTCGCCGCCTGCCTGGAGGAGCAGCCGGCCCTCCCCGAGGCACTCGCCGCCTACGAGGCGGAGCGCCGCCCCGTCGTCGCCTCCACCCAGCGGGCGGCCCGGGCCAGCCTGGAATGGTTCGAGGACCTGTCCCGTTACCTCGACCTGCCGCCCCGCCGGTTCGCGTTCAACCTGCTCACCCGCAGCCGCCGCGTCACCCACGAGAACCTGCGGCTGCGCGACGCCCGCTTCACCGAGTCCGTCGAGCGCGAGTTCGGCTGCCCGCCCGGCACGCCCCCGATGTTCACCCCGCTGCGGCTGCGCGGCCTGACGCTGCGCAACCGCGTCGTCGTCTCCCCGATGGACATGTACTCCGCCACCGACGGCGTGCCCGGCGACTTCCACCTGGTCCACCTGGGGGCCAGGGCCCTGGGCGGCGCCGGACTGGTGATGACCGAGATGGTGTGCGTCAGCGCCGAGGGCCGCATCACGCCGGGCTGCGCGGGCCTGTACACCGGCCGGCAGGGCGAGGCGTGGCGGCGGATCACGGACTTCGTGCACGCCCAGGCACCCGGCACCGCCATCGGCGTGCAACTCGGACACAGCGGACGCAAGGGCTCCACCCGGCTGATGTGGGAGGGAATCGACGAACCGCTGCCCGACGGGAACTGGCCGCTGGTGGCCGCCTCCCCGTTGCCGTACAAGCCGGGCAGTCAGATCCCGCGCGCCCTGTCCCGGGCGCAACTGACCGACATTAGGGAGCAGTTCGCCGCCGCCGCCGGCCGGGCCGCCCGGGCCGGCTTCGACCTGCTCGAACTGCACTGCGCCCACGGCTACCTGCTCTCCGGCTTCCTCTCCCCGCTCACCAACCTCCGCACCGACGCCTACGGCGGATCACCGGAGAAGCGGCTGCGCTTCCCGCTGGAGGTATTCGACGCCGTACGCGCGGTGTGGCCGCAGGAGCGGCCCATGACCGTCCGTATCTCCGCGACCGACTGGGCCGAGGGCGGCACCAGCGGCGACGAGGCCGTGGCGATCGCCCGCGCCTTCGCGGCACACGGCGCCGACGCCGTCGACGTGTCCACGGGGCAGGTCGTCGCCGACGAGCGGCCGGAGTACGGGCGCTCGTACCAGACGCCGTACGCG
This region of Streptomyces ambofaciens ATCC 23877 genomic DNA includes:
- a CDS encoding amino acid permease codes for the protein MPASRIKSPHLLVAESGADREGHGLKRTMGLFQLVCFGIGAIVGTGIFVGLSDSVAEAGPAVVVSFVLAAITCVFTAFAFAELGGAIPVSGSSYSFAYAGLGERTAFLVGWCLLLEYGVSVSAVAVGWSQYVNELLDGVLGLRLPEALSAGPGDGGVVNLPAVIVIALACVLLVRGVRESARATAAMAVLKLAVLLAFCAIGFYAFEDGNLTPFSPAGLGGIGAGTTAAFFSYIGFDAITTAGEEAKNPRRDIPIAILVCIGLVTLLYCAVAVAAIGAVGGDTVGDRPAALSYVVNEVTGSAIGGGVVAFGAVVAIASVVLAVMYGQTRILMSMSRDGLIPRVFEKVSPRTATPVAGTLIVGVVFALPAAFAPLDAVVNLCTIGTLATMAAVNIAVIALRRREPGLARTFRVPLYPVTPLLGVGFCLYLMYETGGATWLQFAVFLAVGLLVYTAYGRRHSRLAGAGAQVTPGSDAERVRQEA
- a CDS encoding ATP-binding protein, producing MKAGQDRLLQNGLAVHDRIPAPASWRIALPHSAAAVPVARALVRTALAELEHPADGDTAELLTAELVANAVEHTSGGSPIELVVELLPSGCQVEVHDPDPSPPGDLTRPDKEPPDPWQEHGRGLLLIRALSSSCGHRPTGSGKAVWFRLPAVPAPRRSPE
- a CDS encoding enoyl-CoA hydratase family protein, with translation MSPFTGSTAPTPTWRHLRVDLTDGVATVTLARPDKLNALTFGAYADLRDLLAELSRERSVRALVLAGEGRGFCSGGDVDEIIGATLSMDTAQLLDFNRMTGQVVRAVRECPFPVIAAVHGVAAGAGAVLALAADFRVADPSARFAFLFTRVGLSGGDMGAAYLLPRVVGLGHATRLLMLGEPVRAPEAERIGLISELTDEGRVDEAARSLARRLADGPALAYAQTKALLTAELDMPLAAAVELDASTQALLMKGEDYAEFHASFTEKRPPKWNGR
- a CDS encoding bifunctional salicylyl-CoA 5-hydroxylase/oxidoreductase, with the protein product MRTSGARGTARPATTHPHPHPHSHPHPHSQDEGNHALHVAIIGGGPGGLYTAALLKRLDPRRRITVWERNPADVTFGFGVVLSDETLGGIEHADPVVFEALERHFVRWDDIDIVHRGTRHTSGGHRFAALGRRRLLEILHDRCRALGVELRFGTEAPPPDRLAGTHDLVVAADGVHSATRESYAEAFGPRLTGHRCRYIWLAADFALDAFRFEIAETEHGVMQLHGYPYAADASTVIVEMREEVWRAAGFDAPDERDSVARCAKIFTDTLGGRPLKSNKSAWTTFRTVVNDRWSHGNVVLLGDAAHTAHFSIGSGTKLAVEDALALAACLEEQPALPEALAAYEAERRPVVASTQRAARASLEWFEDLSRYLDLPPRRFAFNLLTRSRRVTHENLRLRDARFTESVEREFGCPPGTPPMFTPLRLRGLTLRNRVVVSPMDMYSATDGVPGDFHLVHLGARALGGAGLVMTEMVCVSAEGRITPGCAGLYTGRQGEAWRRITDFVHAQAPGTAIGVQLGHSGRKGSTRLMWEGIDEPLPDGNWPLVAASPLPYKPGSQIPRALSRAQLTDIREQFAAAAGRAARAGFDLLELHCAHGYLLSGFLSPLTNLRTDAYGGSPEKRLRFPLEVFDAVRAVWPQERPMTVRISATDWAEGGTSGDEAVAIARAFAAHGADAVDVSTGQVVADERPEYGRSYQTPYADRVRNEAGVPVIAVGAISSWDDVNSLILAGRADLCALARPHLYDPHWTLHAAAEQGYEGPGAVWPTPYRAGSRRPVTGRADGPRPRLTLRGGHQDV